In Rutidosis leptorrhynchoides isolate AG116_Rl617_1_P2 chromosome 2, CSIRO_AGI_Rlap_v1, whole genome shotgun sequence, one genomic interval encodes:
- the LOC139889116 gene encoding uncharacterized protein: MAKLIESTDLIVWDEAPMNDKRCFEALGRILRDIIDNNDTPVGGKSFILGGDFKQTLPVKKNGSKANILATSITTSYLWRGFKVFVLTQNIRLLHLGLSTSEKARNEEFLRWLLSVRNGHIGTPNSEDPHNKRWVCISDSYCIPNDENGLQNLISFIYPRESLQNPTAVELQQKAIVFPKNDAADTINKIIVDMVNGPVTTYNSYDSATPHGNDGGEAEMLYLTEYLNTLNYPGLLPHILDLKVGIPAILLRNINVASGLCNGTRMIITQLLSNSVETEIITGMRIGEKVFF; the protein is encoded by the coding sequence ATGGCGAAACTAATCGAGAGTACAGATCTAATTGTCTGGGATGAGGCGCCAATGAATGACAAACGCTGTTTCGAAGCTCTAGGGAGGATCCTAAGAGACATTATAGACAACAACGATACACCTGTTGGGGGCAAGTCTTTTATTCTTGGGGGTGATTTTAAACAAACACTACCGGTAAAGAAAAATGGGAGTAAAGCTAACATATTAGCTACTTCCATCACAACTTCGTATCTGTGGCGAGGCTTTAAAGTGTTTGTTCTAACACAAAATATAAGGTTACTGCATCTAGGTCTGTCGACATCTGAAAAGGCGAGAAATGAGGAATTTTTGAGGTGGCTATTAAGTGTGAGAAACGGTCATATAGGCACGCCTAATTCTGAGGACCCACATAATAAGCGTTGGGTATGTATTTCGGATAGCTATTGTATTCCCAATGATGAAAATGGTCTACAAAATCTCATTTCTTTTATATACCCCCGTGAATCGTTGCAAAATCCAACTGCCGTTGAACTCCAACAGAAGGCAATCGTCTTTCCAAAAAATGACGCCGCTGATACTATAAACAAGATTATCGTCGATATGGTTAATGGCCCGGTGACAACCTACAACAGTTATGACAGTGCAACACCACATGGGAATGACGGTGGTGAGGCAGAAATGCTATATCTAACAGAATACCTAAACACGCTCAACTACCCTGGCCTCCTACCACACATCCTAGATTTAAAAGTGGGCATCCCAGCCATTCTGCTGCGTAATATAAATGTTGCTAGTGGCCTCTGTAATGGTACAAGGATGATTATTACTCAACTGCTAAGTAATTCGGTCGAGACTGAAATAATCACGGGCATGCGCATTGGGGAGAAAGTCTTCTTCTGA